In the Deferribacter desulfuricans SSM1 genome, CTATAAAAGTCTCATTAATAATAAAAATATCAAAAAAGATAGTGTGTCTTCATACAGAGCTGGTTTTCTCCCAGAAGAAAGAAGAGAAATCGAAAAGAATTTCAGAGACGGTAATTTAAAAGCTGTAATCTCAACAAGTGCTTTTGAACTGGGGATAGACATAGGAGGAATCGACGCTACAATTTTAGTGGGTTATCCTGGTTCATTGATGAGCCTATGGCAAAGGGCTGGAAGAAGTGGGAGACACGGAAATGACAGTTTAATAATTTTAATACCCACTAATGATGCTCTTGATCAATATTTTGTAAAATACCCTGAAAAACTTTTTAACTCCAGTTTTGAAGACGCAATCATTGATAAAGAGAATGAGCTCATTAATAAACAGCATATATTCTGTGCTGCATATGAAAAACCTATATCAGTTCAAGAAAATTACTACTTTTCAAATAAAAAACTCATCTCTTCAATGGTAGAAAACAGCGAACTGTTTTATGTTGAAGATAAAAACAGTTTAATAACATTGAAAAAGTTTCCACATAAAGAAGTTGATTTAAGAAACTCCGGTCATACGTATACAATTACTTTTAATAACAAAATTATCGGAACAAACTCAGCAAAAAAAGCCTATACAGAAAACTATAAAGGAGCAATTTATTTACACAGAGGAGAAACATTTATTGTAGATGATATTGATCACGATAAAAGAGAAATCAAAGTTTATCCTGCAAAACCAAACTATTACACGAGAGCATTGATTGAAAAAGAGACAGATATTTTAGAAACATACTCTACTAAAAATTATGAAAAATACACATGTAAATTTGTCAGATTAAAAGTTAAAGAGCAACTAAAAGGGTATGAAAAAATAGAAGAGAATACTGGTGTAAAACTGGGTAAAGTGGAGTTAGAAGAAAATCCCATATACTTTGAAACAAAAGGTATAGTTATAGAGTTTAATTATAATTCAGAAACAAACCTGATGGGCTCTATTCACGCGTTAGAGCATGGCTTAATAGCAATGATTCCTTTAAAAATACTGTGCGATAGAAATGACATAGGGGGTATTTCATATCCTGAACATCCACAAACAAATAAAACATCAATCTTCGTTTATGATGGTTACCCAGGTGGGATAGGTATTGCTAACAGGATATTTAACAATATTGACACACTTTTGAATTTGACTCTAGATAATATAAAAAACTGTAACTGTGAAAATGGTTGTCCAGCTTGTATCTATTCCCCAAAATGTGGCTCAGGCAATTACCCACTTGATAAAAACGGAGCAATAGAGTTGTTAAATTTTCTTTTAAACAAAGAGGTCCCTTATAAAAAGAATAGGCAAAAAAATATTATTAAAGATGATGTAATTATTTTTGATATTGAAACTAAATATTCAGCGGATGATGTTGGTGGTTGGAAAAATGCACATAAAATGGGTATAGCAATACTCGTTGCCTATTCATACAAAAACAATAAATATTTTATTTATGATGAAAAAAACATATCAGACTTTAAAAGTTTACTTGATAAATCAAAGGTAATTATCGGTTTTAATATTATAAATTTTGATTTAAAAGTTTTGACCCCTTATATAAAATTTGACTTTAAAGAAACCTACATTTTGGATATTTTAACTGAAATAAAAAATATCACAGGTAGAAGGTTTTCACTGGACAACATTGCATCTTCAACTTTAAATACAAAAAAATCAGCAAATGGACTGCAATCCATTAAATGGTTTAAAGAAGGAAAAATCGATAAAATCATTGAATACTGTAAAAAAGATGTTGACATCACTAAATCTATTTTTGAATATGGAATAAAACATAAGAAAATATATTGCAACTTAAAAGATTTAAAAGTAGAAATCCCCGTAAACTGGGATAAATATGGCTGGAGGGACTAATGAAAGAACATACTCTTAATATAGTAAAAAATATATTTGAATTAAAATATAATGAGAAGTTTCTGATTTTATCTGAAAAATATTCAGAAAAATCAGATGTAAATGAAAAAGATAAAATCAGATGGAAAAATTTAAATGAATTTACGAAAAAACTTTATAACGAAATAAAAAATTTGCATAACAATACCATACTTTTAGAATACAATTCCACCTTAGGTCATGGTAAAGAACCGGAGTTAAAAGTATGGGAAAATGTCTTTGGTGAAAACTTCATAGAATTTCTAAATAAAGAATCTTTAACTACAAAGATCTTAAATAAACAACTAAATGAAGATGAAAAACAGAATATTGAAAATTTTATCAAAATAAATCCTCCAAAGTATCAAGCTATTATGGCATTAACAAACTATTCCACGAGCCATACATTTTTTAGGAAACTGTTTACTCAGTACGGGAAAGGAAGATATGCAAGTATGCCTCTATTTGACCCAGAGATGTTTAACAGTTCAATGAAAGCAAATATTGATGAATTGGCAGATTTTACTACAAAATTAGCAAATTATGCCTCACAATTTACTAAATTTCATATTGTAAGTGAAAATGGTACTGATTTAGTAATTGTAAGAGGGGAAAGGAAATTGATTCCTGATACTGGGAAATTAAATAAGCCTGGTTCTTTTGGAAATCTACCAGCTGGTGAAGCTTTTGTTGCACCAGTGGAAGGTGAAAGTTATGGTGTACTGGTAATAGAATATGCACCAACAAGAAAACTAAAATCTCCTTTGAAGCTAATCATTAAAAATGGGGTTTTAGTAGATATTGAAGGCAACGAAGAGTATTCCAATGAGTTAAAATCAAAAATTTCTGAACACCCTAACAATAAATTTGTTGCAGAGCTTGGTATAGGTACAAACAAATATGCAAAAATGTTAGATAATATTTTAGAATCAGAAAAAATTTATGGAACGGTGCATATTGCTTTTGGCGACAATCACGCTTTTGGTGGAAAAAACCAAGCACCATTTCACGAAGACTACCTCGTTTTAAATCCTACTGTTTATGGTATTAATGAAAATGGGGATAAAAAAATTCTTTTAAAAGATAAAGTATTCTATTTAGAATAAAAAAGTTATAGTCATTGCGAACGAAGTGAAGTTATCTCCCAAACAGAGTATATTGTACAGTAATAGTTATTCAAGTCCCTAGATTATTTTGCTCACGCTAGCAATAATGGCATTTTATGGTCATTGCGAGGAGTTTTAGCGACGAAGCAATCTCAAATTCAAGATAGTTCCAAAATTAGACTATTATGTAATATCCTCAAGTTATAAACCAACAATTCTTGCAAAATGTCTTCTTGCTGAATCTTGAAATTTATCTGTAACTCTAAAAGCTTCCTTTAATGCTTCCTGCTCATCTTTACTTAAAGAGTAAGGGTCTAAATAATGACTTGGCCCTTGCCCTTTTTCAATAAGCTCTACTTCATTTTTCAACCTTAAATAAGTAAAAAACTCCAAAGCTGCTTTCAAGTTTTCAACGGTTACACTGTTAAAAACACCTTTTTCTAAAAGCTTCTCCATCCTTTCCATAGTGTTTGTATTATGAATACTGTGCTCAAGTGCATACATCCTTATACAGTCCACTATAAAAATACTTCCATTCTCTTTGACAGACAATTTACCTTTTTTATCAGGTTCATTAGAGGTAATAAATCTACCCAAAACACCTAAAGGAACTTTATGCTTATAATCTACTTCCATTAATTGATATAAAAATATTGCATTCTCTTTTACCTCTTTGAAAATAAAATCCCTTAATCTATTACATAAATCGCCATCACCTATCAAAGGGACAAAATCAAAAAATATCGTAGAATACCTAACCCATTGAGGTTCTGGCACTTCAATCCATTTACTTACTCTTTTCTCCCATTCACTATATCTTCCAACCCACAATGGATTTGTAACCATAACATTACCGTGACATTTAGGATATCCTACATATTCCAAAGCATCTACTAATTTGTGAGAAAATATCGACATATATTTCTTAACTTCTTCATCCTTCTCATCAGGATAATCTTCAAAAATCATCCCATTATCCTGATCTGGACCGAGCAGCATCTCTCTTCTTCCACCACTACCCATTATCAAAAAAGCAAACTTTACATCGGGAAAGTTGTATCCGTTTATTTCCATCTCCCTTTTTACAAGTTCAAAACATCTTTGAATAATTATATGATGAATATATGATAATATTTCCATGGTCTCTAACTGAGACCTATTTTCCATTAACAAAACTTTTGCCACAAAAATCAATTCTTTTTTAATCTGTTTCAACTCATCAAGAGTCTTAGCCTCTTTAGCCCTACCAACCAGCAAAACAGTTTTTTGACTTCTAAATCGTAGTAAATCTCTGACCGTTACAATTCCAAGGATTTTGCCATTTTCTACCACAGGCAAGTGTCTTATACCATGAGAAATCATAAATGCTGCAGCCTCATACATATAAGAATCAGGAGATATAACAAATGGGTTAGGAGTCATAACATCTTTAGCTTTAGTATCTCTTAAACAAACACCAATTTCTCTAGCTAATACTTTAGTCACCAAATCTCTTTCAGTAATTATACCTAACAACTTACCAACACCATCACATACCAATACAGAACCTATCCCTTTTAACGTCATTACTCTCGCAATTTCTGACACAGTAGCTTCAGGTTTGCACGTTTCCACAGGTGAAGACATTATTTCACTAACTTTCTTTTGAAATGGATACGCCTCA is a window encoding:
- a CDS encoding DEAD/DEAH box helicase, which gives rise to MIKYLIPYLKKGKIGQYIVFEREIGENKAKYKSIDIIQNQTIKDALNKNGIENLYLHQAKAYRLLKNGENILITTPTASGKTLCYNLPILEDILENRAKALYLFPMKALGYDQKEKLLEIAKFIPDFKLNVQILDGDTSKVKRRRILSSEPDIIITNIDIVHYYLLPKMDEWYNFISNLKYIVIDELHVYRGVFGAHFKNIFDRLKRFIPDVQVIASSATVGNPLEFTNDLLNINFNHITESGAPTAKKYFLLINPEDIPPANIATYLIKTLIESGIKTLCFTKSRMQTESIYKSLINNKNIKKDSVSSYRAGFLPEERREIEKNFRDGNLKAVISTSAFELGIDIGGIDATILVGYPGSLMSLWQRAGRSGRHGNDSLIILIPTNDALDQYFVKYPEKLFNSSFEDAIIDKENELINKQHIFCAAYEKPISVQENYYFSNKKLISSMVENSELFYVEDKNSLITLKKFPHKEVDLRNSGHTYTITFNNKIIGTNSAKKAYTENYKGAIYLHRGETFIVDDIDHDKREIKVYPAKPNYYTRALIEKETDILETYSTKNYEKYTCKFVRLKVKEQLKGYEKIEENTGVKLGKVELEENPIYFETKGIVIEFNYNSETNLMGSIHALEHGLIAMIPLKILCDRNDIGGISYPEHPQTNKTSIFVYDGYPGGIGIANRIFNNIDTLLNLTLDNIKNCNCENGCPACIYSPKCGSGNYPLDKNGAIELLNFLLNKEVPYKKNRQKNIIKDDVIIFDIETKYSADDVGGWKNAHKMGIAILVAYSYKNNKYFIYDEKNISDFKSLLDKSKVIIGFNIINFDLKVLTPYIKFDFKETYILDILTEIKNITGRRFSLDNIASSTLNTKKSANGLQSIKWFKEGKIDKIIEYCKKDVDITKSIFEYGIKHKKIYCNLKDLKVEIPVNWDKYGWRD
- a CDS encoding aminopeptidase gives rise to the protein MKEHTLNIVKNIFELKYNEKFLILSEKYSEKSDVNEKDKIRWKNLNEFTKKLYNEIKNLHNNTILLEYNSTLGHGKEPELKVWENVFGENFIEFLNKESLTTKILNKQLNEDEKQNIENFIKINPPKYQAIMALTNYSTSHTFFRKLFTQYGKGRYASMPLFDPEMFNSSMKANIDELADFTTKLANYASQFTKFHIVSENGTDLVIVRGERKLIPDTGKLNKPGSFGNLPAGEAFVAPVEGESYGVLVIEYAPTRKLKSPLKLIIKNGVLVDIEGNEEYSNELKSKISEHPNNKFVAELGIGTNKYAKMLDNILESEKIYGTVHIAFGDNHAFGGKNQAPFHEDYLVLNPTVYGINENGDKKILLKDKVFYLE
- a CDS encoding putative nucleotidyltransferase substrate binding domain-containing protein, yielding MYDAVKKLRSVKPFDNLPDDVFELIEKHSKVKIYQPGTIVFSQYDEPTGYLYFISRGEVEIITETDEGVEITVDRRYEGDFFGWTPIFSDSGYTAGARTADEVEALLIPKEIILKISGKFPEVARYFSKSVFSRIKKLYQEVVKTQVLDPIAQVEAYPFQKKVSEIMSSPVETCKPEATVSEIARVMTLKGIGSVLVCDGVGKLLGIITERDLVTKVLAREIGVCLRDTKAKDVMTPNPFVISPDSYMYEAAAFMISHGIRHLPVVENGKILGIVTVRDLLRFRSQKTVLLVGRAKEAKTLDELKQIKKELIFVAKVLLMENRSQLETMEILSYIHHIIIQRCFELVKREMEINGYNFPDVKFAFLIMGSGGRREMLLGPDQDNGMIFEDYPDEKDEEVKKYMSIFSHKLVDALEYVGYPKCHGNVMVTNPLWVGRYSEWEKRVSKWIEVPEPQWVRYSTIFFDFVPLIGDGDLCNRLRDFIFKEVKENAIFLYQLMEVDYKHKVPLGVLGRFITSNEPDKKGKLSVKENGSIFIVDCIRMYALEHSIHNTNTMERMEKLLEKGVFNSVTVENLKAALEFFTYLRLKNEVELIEKGQGPSHYLDPYSLSKDEQEALKEAFRVTDKFQDSARRHFARIVGL